A portion of the Bifidobacterium lemurum genome contains these proteins:
- a CDS encoding DUF2786 domain-containing protein, protein MSDDRFERMLERVRRLLALAEDPASSDSEAEVAYERAQKLMQEHAIESWRLRHVGEPVERISEKCVPVDASPVNRYKAALAKIIAEANQCDAFCSAYTSRNHRDVITSVTFVGTPGNIEKSVLLWQSMELRRAAHWRIALSRERARIAANIEKELSPSHLALMERMGASPARYARERCAEAPFRNGFYLGFCQRIEARFAALGRDMESVGSDLMLSHRNAISDYMAGHDLKTMQCPALTVSHDGVRAGREDADMTSIGLAETEAERSRYEIHA, encoded by the coding sequence ATGAGTGATGATCGTTTCGAGCGGATGCTGGAGCGCGTGCGTCGTTTGCTTGCTTTGGCGGAGGATCCCGCCAGCAGTGACAGCGAGGCCGAAGTGGCCTACGAGCGCGCTCAGAAGCTGATGCAGGAGCATGCCATCGAGTCGTGGCGTCTGCGGCATGTCGGTGAGCCGGTGGAGCGGATCAGCGAGAAGTGCGTGCCGGTCGATGCGAGTCCGGTCAATCGGTACAAGGCCGCTTTGGCGAAGATCATCGCGGAGGCGAACCAATGCGATGCGTTCTGTTCGGCCTACACGTCGCGTAATCATCGCGATGTGATCACGAGCGTCACGTTCGTCGGGACGCCCGGGAACATCGAGAAGTCCGTGCTGCTCTGGCAGAGCATGGAGCTGCGCCGTGCGGCGCATTGGCGTATCGCGCTCAGCCGGGAACGCGCGCGCATCGCGGCGAACATCGAGAAGGAGCTGTCTCCATCCCATTTGGCGCTTATGGAACGCATGGGGGCGTCTCCCGCACGTTACGCTCGGGAGCGCTGCGCCGAAGCCCCGTTCCGCAACGGCTTCTACCTCGGTTTCTGCCAGCGCATCGAAGCCCGTTTCGCCGCGCTCGGCCGAGATATGGAATCCGTGGGCAGCGATCTCATGCTTTCCCACCGCAACGCCATCTCGGACTATATGGCCGGCCATGATCTCAAAACCATGCAGTGCCCGGCGTTGACGGTCAGCCATGACGGGGTGCGCGCGGGACGCGAGGATGCCGATATGACCAGTATCGGTTTGGCCGAAACGGAAGCGGAAAGGAGCAGGTATGAGATCCACGCATAG
- a CDS encoding ParA family protein, with the protein MRIAIANAKGGVAKTTTAIYLASTIAHRGGLVEVWDADPQSSASLWADAAADAGDPLPYQVLPANLSTMRRLASASVDDGRWSIIDCPPQGKLLEAAVRSVDFVIVPTSDSPMDLQQAWATLDEVLKNTPASVLVVRAQCNTRAFRDTMDALEESDSPRFETVIRFRQEIKKGLGSNPGDKLYEYRDLLTEIDKELR; encoded by the coding sequence ATGAGAATCGCTATCGCGAACGCGAAGGGCGGTGTGGCGAAGACCACGACCGCGATTTATCTGGCTTCCACGATCGCCCATCGGGGCGGTCTTGTCGAGGTGTGGGACGCGGATCCGCAATCGTCGGCGAGTCTGTGGGCGGACGCAGCGGCCGACGCGGGCGACCCGCTGCCGTATCAGGTGCTGCCCGCGAATCTGAGCACCATGCGTCGTCTCGCTTCGGCGTCGGTCGATGACGGCCGGTGGTCCATCATCGATTGCCCTCCCCAGGGCAAGTTGCTGGAGGCTGCGGTGAGGTCAGTCGATTTCGTGATCGTGCCGACATCGGACAGTCCGATGGACTTGCAGCAGGCGTGGGCGACATTGGATGAGGTGTTGAAGAACACTCCGGCATCCGTGCTGGTCGTGCGCGCGCAATGCAACACCCGCGCCTTCCGGGACACGATGGACGCGTTGGAGGAATCGGACTCGCCCCGTTTCGAGACCGTCATCCGTTTCCGCCAGGAGATCAAGAAGGGACTCGGCTCGAATCCCGGCGACAAGCTCTACGAGTACCGCGACCTGCTCACCGAGATTGATAAGGAGTTGCGATGA
- a CDS encoding WhiB family transcriptional regulator, with protein MSETIDDTMRFVRTAPLLGGRNRRPECEGFPANWADLVWGLDDEADQQARREAMRFGAMVCRECPVRIECLASAIVQRERSTLKGGLSWTTRKRIAHLAEKAGVPLQDNDLPAKQRYVLLMRWLASHPHAEDQARRQENEQRTNRRRRTSRPRIKTLPRVSPGVGQSALFD; from the coding sequence ATGAGCGAGACGATTGATGACACCATGCGGTTCGTGCGGACGGCTCCGCTGTTGGGTGGTCGGAACCGGCGGCCGGAATGCGAGGGCTTCCCGGCGAATTGGGCCGATTTGGTTTGGGGATTGGACGACGAGGCGGATCAGCAGGCCCGGCGCGAGGCCATGCGCTTCGGCGCTATGGTCTGCCGCGAGTGCCCGGTCCGCATCGAGTGCCTGGCTTCGGCAATCGTGCAGCGGGAAAGGTCCACACTCAAGGGCGGATTGTCCTGGACGACGCGCAAGCGTATCGCGCATCTGGCCGAGAAGGCCGGCGTGCCCTTGCAGGATAATGACCTGCCGGCCAAGCAACGATACGTGCTGCTGATGCGATGGCTCGCCTCGCATCCTCATGCCGAAGATCAGGCGCGCCGTCAGGAGAACGAGCAGCGGACCAATCGGCGGCGTAGAACATCGCGGCCACGGATCAAGACGCTTCCCAGGGTCTCCCCCGGCGTCGGACAATCCGCGCTGTTCGACTGA
- a CDS encoding helix-turn-helix domain-containing protein: MSNIALSWAYKCHVGNAAAKAVLIYLADRASDDGTGAFPKIDTIAKVTEFSESSVRKSLRLLQERGFIRKGDQRYARIGKGGRDRLPQYCQVVWDLNVGSDPTTLAWIENTHASEYDSTTMSVQPDPDAARLPDNDEARELDPDAKSENRENKPFPSSTPRTVLEKEEEDTHTPALHEVQTQSCTTYSASSAPRTVLYIKEETQQANPPSKPLPSATTWHLPDGETDGDDDDGWQEYLAEIEDGPDATSGLAESGVVADDLLRKLRGIRADAGLTTPEPTGRDRKAVLALHRRLQALHAPLDAFGLIVATLEWAIGRDWWARRIRTGRQLARLWDELEDDRAIEQRAVARHTSVRPAEEPDAQHLHATGCVHVRRLLDCGRAVDADPDSTRRHAHADQVLAWLDAGDDDAAIVARLADLLREERERHERDMTELARQRKLNGGHMFAGARERVGVMS, from the coding sequence ATGAGCAATATTGCGTTGAGCTGGGCGTACAAGTGCCATGTGGGCAACGCGGCCGCCAAGGCCGTACTCATCTATCTGGCCGACCGCGCCTCTGACGACGGGACCGGCGCGTTTCCCAAGATTGACACGATCGCGAAGGTGACTGAGTTTTCCGAGTCGAGCGTGCGGAAAAGCCTACGCCTCCTCCAGGAGCGTGGATTCATCCGCAAAGGCGACCAACGATACGCGCGCATCGGCAAAGGCGGACGCGACCGACTGCCCCAGTACTGTCAGGTCGTGTGGGACCTTAATGTTGGCTCCGATCCGACCACCCTGGCATGGATCGAAAACACCCATGCCAGCGAGTACGATTCCACCACAATGAGTGTCCAGCCTGACCCGGATGCTGCTCGACTGCCCGATAACGACGAAGCCAGGGAGCTTGATCCCGACGCAAAGTCGGAGAACCGCGAAAATAAGCCATTCCCCAGCTCTACACCACGTACAGTGCTGGAAAAAGAAGAGGAGGACACCCATACTCCAGCACTGCATGAGGTACAGACCCAGTCCTGTACCACGTACAGTGCCAGCTCTGCACCACGTACAGTGCTGTATATAAAGGAAGAAACCCAACAGGCTAACCCTCCAAGTAAACCTCTCCCCTCTGCCACTACGTGGCATCTCCCCGACGGGGAGACCGACGGTGATGATGACGATGGATGGCAGGAATACCTCGCCGAAATCGAGGACGGACCGGACGCAACCAGTGGTCTTGCCGAGTCCGGTGTCGTCGCCGACGACCTGCTGCGCAAGCTGCGCGGTATCCGCGCCGACGCGGGACTGACCACGCCCGAGCCGACCGGCCGCGACCGCAAGGCCGTCCTCGCCCTGCACCGTCGCTTGCAAGCCCTGCACGCTCCGCTGGATGCTTTCGGCCTGATCGTCGCCACATTGGAATGGGCCATCGGCCGTGATTGGTGGGCCAGGCGGATCCGCACCGGCCGTCAATTGGCTCGATTGTGGGACGAGCTTGAGGACGACCGTGCCATCGAGCAGCGCGCCGTCGCACGCCACACATCGGTCAGGCCCGCCGAGGAGCCGGACGCCCAGCACCTCCACGCCACCGGCTGCGTGCATGTGCGCCGGCTGCTTGACTGCGGTCGCGCCGTCGATGCCGACCCTGACTCGACCCGACGCCACGCCCACGCTGATCAGGTCCTCGCATGGCTGGACGCGGGCGACGACGACGCGGCGATCGTGGCCCGTCTCGCCGACCTGCTGCGTGAGGAGCGCGAACGACACGAGCGGGACATGACGGAACTCGCCCGCCAACGCAAGCTGAACGGTGGGCATATGTTCGCCGGCGCGCGCGAACGAGTGGGGGTGATGTCATGA
- a CDS encoding NUDIX domain-containing protein, with translation MSNDTYRRFDPWRPSPVKEISRKQIIETHYFDVDHVTYESNQIGSFERYFIRENNGETVAVIALTEEGMIPLVEQYRLANHRWTLEIPAGHANLPSERPMEVAARKLAEEAGYEAGKLTQFARFMNTPGYSTQHTSVFFATDLKPVSRTQIGPETPRSDVRLVSIDDAYQMAINGTIVDAKSVVAIMRLKLGIIDHLDD, from the coding sequence ATGAGTAACGATACCTATCGCAGATTCGATCCGTGGCGTCCGTCGCCGGTCAAGGAGATTTCGCGCAAGCAGATCATCGAGACCCATTATTTCGACGTGGACCATGTCACCTACGAATCCAATCAGATAGGCTCCTTCGAGCGTTATTTCATCCGCGAGAACAACGGCGAGACCGTGGCGGTGATCGCGCTGACGGAGGAGGGGATGATTCCGCTGGTGGAGCAGTACCGTCTCGCGAACCACCGCTGGACTTTGGAGATCCCCGCCGGACACGCCAATCTGCCCAGCGAGCGTCCGATGGAGGTCGCCGCGCGCAAACTGGCGGAGGAGGCCGGATACGAGGCCGGCAAACTCACGCAGTTCGCCCGCTTTATGAACACGCCCGGCTATTCCACGCAGCATACGTCGGTGTTCTTCGCAACCGACCTCAAGCCGGTGTCCCGCACGCAGATCGGCCCGGAGACGCCCCGCTCGGACGTGCGTCTGGTCAGCATCGACGACGCCTACCAGATGGCGATCAACGGCACCATCGTCGACGCCAAGTCCGTGGTCGCGATCATGAGGCTGAAGCTGGGCATCATCGACCATCTGGACGACTAA
- the polA gene encoding DNA polymerase I, producing the protein MSADLTIPDGEYRGTLLVVDGHSLAFRAFYGLPAENFTTDAGQPTNAVWGFATMLSQVVEAEKPDHLAVAFDVKGGTFRNDMLPQYKGTREAAPEELLSQLPLIQRMLTALGVTYIECPGYEGDDVIGTLATMGERSGYRTLVLSGDRDAFQLVDEHITVLYPGHHFKDLKRMTPEAVMEKYKVAPQQYPDLAALRGETADNIPGVPGVGDGFAAKWINQYGSLDEIVAHADEIGGKKGEALRGHIDQVLLNRKVNALVRDIDLGLTIDDLSFGSVDAGQVESLFKEMQFGVRTKNKVLRTFNGGVVPNHASAAAAEPDDAPKLPQGTRVSTAAEFDAWASARGVDATAPVGPEAVESVDIARLGIPDLSARCNGALENSWTLYVEGTSKPGDVTAETLLLMRGDQAAIIDLPCDGELRVHIQNLLDAAHASTVVHGFKEQLHLLHAAGLNLRDPLMDTKLAGYLIVPDFHADTLEHAAARFLDITVERHEEATQGELDFGDDPGTDESRSDDRLLTHLALVRDLAATLAPRLDEREQYGLMEALEIPVSRVLQRMEELGATVDIARLTGMHEQFSAEANQAQEIAWDCAGTRVNLQSPKQLAKVLYEDLELKPTKRTKSGSYTTNAAVLQELYVKSASEGNERASGFLGALLRHRETNKLKQIVATLIDATNRRDGRIHTTFEQTVAATGRLSSVDPNLQNIPNRNAAGREIRSAFVPGEGYESLMSCDYSQVELRIMAHLSGDEALIEAFRSGADFHKYVASLVYAVPMESITADQRSHVKAMSYGLAYGLSTYGLSQQLHIRPSEADVLKEKYFATFGKVHDYLESLVETARDKGYTETMFGRRRYFPALTALNRTAREAAERAALNAPIQGSAADIMKIAMIRADHALHEHGLASRVILQIHDELVVEIAPGESEQVSRLISEAMEHAVELAVPLDVSTGVGADWQLAAH; encoded by the coding sequence ATGAGCGCTGATTTGACGATCCCCGACGGCGAATACCGGGGCACGCTGCTTGTCGTAGACGGCCACTCCCTGGCGTTCCGCGCCTTCTACGGTCTGCCGGCGGAGAATTTCACCACCGACGCGGGCCAACCGACCAATGCGGTGTGGGGTTTCGCAACCATGCTCTCCCAGGTGGTCGAGGCCGAGAAGCCCGACCACCTGGCCGTCGCCTTCGATGTGAAGGGCGGCACATTCCGCAACGACATGCTGCCCCAATACAAGGGCACGCGTGAGGCAGCTCCTGAGGAGCTGCTCAGTCAGCTTCCGCTGATCCAACGCATGCTCACCGCGTTGGGCGTCACCTACATCGAGTGTCCCGGTTATGAGGGCGACGATGTGATCGGCACGCTGGCCACCATGGGCGAACGATCCGGATACCGCACTTTGGTGCTTTCCGGAGACCGCGACGCCTTCCAGCTGGTCGACGAGCACATCACCGTGCTGTATCCCGGTCATCATTTCAAAGACCTCAAGCGCATGACGCCTGAGGCCGTGATGGAGAAGTACAAGGTCGCGCCGCAACAGTATCCCGATCTGGCGGCGTTGCGCGGCGAAACCGCCGACAACATCCCCGGGGTGCCGGGCGTGGGCGACGGGTTCGCGGCCAAATGGATCAACCAGTACGGCTCGCTGGATGAGATCGTCGCGCACGCCGACGAAATCGGCGGCAAGAAAGGCGAGGCCCTGCGCGGCCACATCGACCAAGTGCTGCTCAACCGCAAGGTGAACGCGCTGGTGCGGGACATCGATCTGGGACTGACCATCGATGACCTGTCTTTCGGTTCCGTCGACGCCGGTCAGGTGGAATCGCTGTTCAAGGAGATGCAGTTCGGCGTCCGCACCAAGAACAAGGTGCTGAGAACCTTCAACGGGGGAGTCGTCCCGAACCACGCCTCCGCCGCCGCAGCCGAACCCGACGACGCTCCGAAGCTGCCGCAGGGCACGCGCGTGTCCACGGCCGCGGAATTCGACGCATGGGCAAGCGCCCGCGGCGTCGACGCGACGGCTCCGGTCGGCCCCGAAGCCGTCGAATCCGTGGATATCGCCCGTCTGGGAATTCCTGACCTGTCCGCCCGCTGCAATGGCGCGCTGGAGAACTCATGGACGCTGTACGTCGAGGGCACGTCGAAACCCGGCGATGTCACGGCCGAAACATTGCTGCTGATGCGCGGCGACCAGGCCGCGATCATCGACCTGCCGTGCGATGGCGAGCTGCGCGTCCATATCCAGAACCTGCTCGACGCGGCGCATGCCTCCACGGTGGTGCACGGCTTCAAAGAGCAGCTGCACCTGCTGCATGCCGCGGGACTGAACCTTCGCGACCCGCTGATGGACACCAAGCTGGCCGGATACCTCATCGTTCCCGACTTCCACGCCGACACGCTGGAACACGCCGCCGCGCGCTTCCTCGACATCACCGTGGAACGGCACGAGGAGGCCACACAAGGCGAGTTGGACTTCGGAGACGATCCCGGCACGGACGAGTCCCGCTCCGACGACCGTCTGCTCACCCACCTCGCGCTGGTGCGCGATCTGGCGGCGACCCTGGCCCCGCGTCTGGACGAGCGCGAGCAGTATGGACTGATGGAGGCGTTGGAGATCCCCGTCTCCCGGGTTCTGCAGCGTATGGAGGAACTCGGCGCCACCGTGGACATCGCCAGACTGACCGGCATGCACGAGCAGTTCTCGGCCGAAGCGAACCAGGCGCAGGAGATCGCCTGGGACTGCGCCGGTACGCGGGTGAATCTGCAAAGCCCCAAACAGCTGGCGAAGGTGCTGTATGAGGATCTGGAACTCAAACCCACCAAACGCACCAAATCCGGCTCGTACACGACCAACGCGGCCGTGCTGCAGGAACTGTACGTCAAATCCGCAAGCGAAGGCAACGAGCGGGCCAGCGGATTCCTCGGCGCGCTGCTGCGGCATCGCGAAACCAACAAGCTCAAGCAGATCGTCGCCACGCTGATCGACGCGACGAACCGCAGGGACGGACGCATCCACACCACCTTCGAACAGACCGTGGCCGCGACGGGCCGGTTGAGCTCCGTGGACCCGAACCTGCAGAACATCCCCAACCGCAACGCCGCAGGCCGTGAGATCCGCTCCGCCTTCGTGCCCGGCGAAGGTTACGAATCGCTGATGAGCTGCGACTATTCGCAGGTCGAGCTGCGCATCATGGCGCATCTTTCCGGCGACGAGGCGCTGATCGAGGCGTTCAGATCCGGCGCGGACTTCCACAAGTACGTGGCCAGCCTCGTCTACGCGGTGCCGATGGAGTCGATCACCGCCGACCAGCGCAGCCACGTGAAGGCGATGAGCTACGGTCTGGCGTACGGTCTGAGCACCTACGGCCTCTCCCAGCAGCTGCACATCCGTCCCAGCGAGGCGGACGTGCTGAAGGAGAAGTATTTCGCGACCTTCGGCAAAGTGCACGACTATCTGGAATCCCTGGTGGAGACCGCACGCGACAAAGGCTATACGGAGACGATGTTCGGCCGCAGGCGCTATTTCCCCGCGCTGACCGCCCTGAACCGCACCGCCCGCGAGGCCGCGGAGCGCGCAGCCCTGAACGCGCCCATCCAAGGCTCCGCCGCGGACATCATGAAAATCGCGATGATCCGCGCCGACCACGCCTTGCATGAGCATGGCCTCGCCAGCCGCGTCATCCTGCAGATCCACGACGAACTCGTGGTGGAGATCGCCCCCGGGGAAAGCGAACAGGTCTCCCGCCTGATCAGCGAAGCCATGGAACACGCTGTGGAGCTGGCGGTGCCGTTGGACGTTTCGACGGGCGTCGGCGCCGACTGGCAGCTCGCCGCGCACTGA
- a CDS encoding Nif3-like dinuclear metal center hexameric protein, with protein MPNLKQVVDVLETLYPLRYAEEWDEPGLIVGDLTREVRRVAFAADPTWAIVEQAVDWRADLLITHHPLFFRSVHEVSGLGFRGEIVRTLNTNGCALWVGHTNADAAHRGVGQAAADLFGLVDQRPLTPIDDPSSEHPVGLGRIGRLPETMRLRDFAQRVFDALPMRTAYGIQICGDDDAPVNTVAVLPGSGDSLFDEVRASGVDVYVTSDLRHHPVTDAIEQARYEARMRGRGIALGQGDEGDVQVRPMFINTPHAAIESMWFHYAIEDVPAAVARATGERVETNWLRDNTDPWTRVITAGETR; from the coding sequence ATGCCGAATCTCAAGCAAGTCGTCGACGTGCTGGAAACGCTCTACCCATTGCGCTACGCCGAGGAGTGGGACGAGCCCGGCCTGATCGTGGGCGATCTGACACGCGAGGTGCGTCGCGTCGCGTTCGCTGCCGACCCCACCTGGGCCATCGTCGAACAGGCCGTCGACTGGCGGGCCGACCTGCTGATCACCCATCACCCGCTGTTCTTCCGCTCTGTGCATGAGGTGTCGGGACTGGGATTCCGCGGCGAAATCGTGCGCACGCTGAACACCAACGGCTGCGCGCTGTGGGTGGGGCACACCAACGCCGACGCCGCCCATCGCGGCGTGGGACAGGCGGCCGCCGACCTGTTCGGTCTGGTCGACCAGCGTCCGCTGACGCCCATCGACGATCCCTCATCCGAGCATCCCGTCGGATTGGGACGCATAGGCCGTCTGCCTGAAACCATGCGATTGCGCGACTTCGCGCAACGGGTGTTCGACGCGCTGCCCATGCGCACCGCCTACGGCATCCAGATCTGCGGTGATGACGACGCGCCAGTGAACACCGTGGCCGTGCTGCCCGGCTCCGGAGACTCGCTGTTCGACGAGGTGCGCGCTTCGGGCGTGGACGTGTACGTGACCAGCGACCTTCGCCACCATCCGGTCACCGACGCCATCGAACAGGCGCGCTACGAGGCCCGCATGCGAGGGCGGGGCATCGCCTTGGGACAGGGCGACGAGGGCGACGTGCAGGTGCGCCCGATGTTCATCAACACCCCGCACGCGGCCATCGAATCGATGTGGTTCCATTACGCGATCGAAGACGTGCCCGCCGCCGTCGCACGGGCGACGGGGGAGCGGGTCGAAACCAACTGGCTGCGGGACAACACCGACCCGTGGACCCGCGTCATCACCGCCGGCGAGACGCGCTGA
- a CDS encoding NUDIX hydrolase — protein sequence MTVPAVVESSETVYRGAVFRIDDMTIALTDRRGGRHTIRRQVMRHAPCVVLLVHDTATDRYLLEREYRAGSDLFAYGLPAGLMDGGEEPMAAAMRELAEETGVVPDERELKVDRVGAFYSSEGMADELAHIMVLHLGAWRQEERRFDGDEYVESSWVSWRDLLATRVTSSNGMIAIQHEALRRLRDASARADASYDTHNIPERPRPAEEGAILE from the coding sequence ATGACGGTCCCTGCAGTGGTGGAATCCAGCGAAACCGTCTACCGCGGCGCCGTGTTCCGCATCGACGATATGACCATCGCGCTGACCGACCGGCGCGGCGGGCGTCATACGATCCGCCGCCAGGTGATGCGGCACGCGCCCTGCGTGGTCCTGCTGGTGCATGACACGGCCACCGACCGATACCTGCTCGAACGCGAATACCGCGCGGGCAGCGACCTGTTCGCCTACGGACTGCCCGCGGGACTGATGGACGGCGGCGAGGAACCGATGGCCGCGGCGATGCGCGAACTCGCCGAAGAGACCGGCGTGGTGCCGGACGAGCGCGAACTGAAGGTCGACCGCGTGGGCGCGTTCTACTCGTCCGAAGGCATGGCCGACGAACTGGCCCACATCATGGTGCTCCATCTGGGCGCGTGGCGTCAGGAGGAACGGCGGTTCGACGGCGACGAATACGTGGAATCGTCCTGGGTGAGCTGGCGTGATCTGCTCGCCACACGCGTCACCTCATCCAACGGCATGATCGCCATCCAACACGAAGCCCTACGCCGGCTACGCGACGCCTCCGCGCGCGCCGACGCCTCATACGACACCCACAACATTCCCGAACGGCCACGCCCGGCCGAGGAAGGTGCGATACTGGAATAA
- the glgX gene encoding glycogen debranching protein GlgX yields MYPLGASYDGAGVNFALFSQVAQKVELCLFDEHDNETRIEMTEQNSYVWHNYLPGIQPGQRYGYRVYGPYDPAHGHRCNPNKLLLDPYAKAIEGNIDGDESLFSYDFSDPDNDGLMNDMDSTAHTMKSVVVNPYFDWGNDQHPGIPYHDSVIYEAHVRGLTNLNRDVPPDIRGTYAGLAYPSVIEYFKRLGVTTIELMPIHQFVNDSFLQEKGLSNYWGYNTIGFFAPHNTYSSSGQRGEQVNEFKSMVKAYHRAGMEVILDVVYNHTAEGNHMGPTLSFRGIDNSAYYRLVEGDQRHYFDTTGTGNSLLMRSPHALQLITDSLRYWVTEMHVDGFRFDLAATLARQFQEVDKLSAFFDIVEQDPVLSRVKLIAEPWDLGSGGYQVGGFPSSWSEWNGRYRDTVRDFWRSQPSTLPEFASRLMGSSDLYQMNGRRPVASVNFITAHDGFTMNDLVSYNDKHNMANGEGNRDGESNNRSWNCGVEGPTNIHDVNELRARQMRNMFSTLLFSQGIPMICGGDEVARTQQGNNNAYCQDNEISWTDWNATEDKKDLFDFVSKLIHLRLDHPVLHRRRFFSGREPGDDSNMIPQVEWFDHTGSIMDLEDWQNTHALSMMIYLNGSDIPETDWYGNRMIDNDFILIFNAHYEPIQFTLPEERYGRKWKLIIDTNNPKGPELNYEAGFAITAQSRSFMMLMGSKKPEQKQDY; encoded by the coding sequence ATGTATCCGCTCGGCGCCAGCTACGACGGCGCCGGAGTGAACTTCGCCCTGTTCTCCCAGGTCGCGCAGAAAGTCGAACTCTGCCTGTTCGACGAGCACGACAACGAGACCCGCATCGAGATGACCGAGCAGAACTCGTACGTCTGGCACAACTATCTTCCCGGCATCCAGCCTGGCCAGCGCTACGGCTACCGCGTCTACGGCCCCTACGACCCCGCCCACGGACACCGGTGCAACCCGAACAAGCTGCTGCTCGACCCTTACGCGAAAGCCATCGAAGGCAACATCGACGGCGACGAAAGCCTGTTCTCCTACGACTTCTCCGACCCGGACAACGACGGTCTGATGAACGACATGGACTCCACCGCGCATACGATGAAGTCCGTGGTCGTCAACCCCTACTTCGATTGGGGCAACGACCAGCATCCCGGCATCCCCTACCACGATTCCGTGATCTACGAGGCGCATGTGCGCGGCCTGACCAACCTCAACCGCGACGTGCCGCCGGACATCCGCGGCACCTACGCCGGCCTCGCCTACCCGTCCGTCATCGAATACTTCAAACGACTGGGCGTCACCACCATCGAACTCATGCCCATCCACCAGTTCGTCAACGATTCCTTCCTGCAGGAGAAGGGCCTGAGCAACTACTGGGGATACAACACCATCGGATTCTTCGCCCCGCACAACACCTACTCCAGCTCCGGGCAGCGCGGCGAACAGGTCAACGAGTTCAAATCCATGGTCAAGGCCTACCATCGCGCCGGCATGGAGGTCATCCTCGACGTGGTGTACAACCACACCGCCGAAGGCAACCATATGGGGCCCACGCTGAGCTTCCGCGGCATCGACAACTCGGCCTACTACCGTCTCGTCGAAGGCGACCAGCGCCACTACTTCGACACGACCGGCACCGGCAACTCGCTGCTCATGCGCTCGCCGCACGCCCTGCAGCTCATCACCGACTCCCTGCGCTACTGGGTGACGGAGATGCATGTGGACGGCTTCCGCTTCGATCTGGCCGCCACGCTCGCCCGCCAGTTCCAGGAGGTCGACAAGCTCTCCGCATTCTTCGACATCGTCGAGCAGGATCCGGTCCTGAGCCGCGTCAAACTCATCGCCGAACCGTGGGATCTGGGATCCGGCGGCTATCAGGTGGGTGGCTTCCCTTCCAGCTGGTCGGAATGGAACGGACGCTACCGCGACACCGTGCGCGATTTCTGGCGCTCGCAGCCCTCCACCCTGCCCGAGTTCGCCAGCCGTCTGATGGGCAGCTCCGACCTGTACCAGATGAACGGACGCCGCCCGGTCGCGTCGGTGAACTTCATCACCGCGCACGACGGATTCACCATGAACGATCTGGTGAGCTACAACGACAAGCACAACATGGCCAACGGCGAGGGCAACCGCGACGGCGAAAGCAACAACCGCTCATGGAACTGCGGCGTCGAGGGACCCACCAACATCCATGACGTGAACGAACTGCGCGCCCGCCAGATGCGCAACATGTTCTCCACCCTGCTGTTCAGCCAAGGCATCCCCATGATCTGCGGCGGCGACGAGGTGGCGCGCACCCAGCAGGGCAACAACAACGCCTACTGCCAGGACAACGAGATCTCGTGGACCGACTGGAACGCCACGGAGGACAAGAAGGATCTGTTCGACTTCGTCTCGAAACTCATCCATCTTCGTCTCGACCATCCCGTGCTGCACCGCCGTCGCTTCTTCTCTGGGCGCGAACCCGGCGACGACTCCAACATGATCCCGCAGGTCGAATGGTTCGACCACACCGGCTCCATCATGGACCTGGAGGACTGGCAGAACACGCACGCGCTGTCGATGATGATCTACCTCAACGGTTCGGACATCCCCGAAACCGACTGGTACGGCAACCGGATGATCGACAACGACTTCATCCTCATCTTCAACGCGCACTACGAGCCGATCCAGTTCACCCTGCCGGAGGAACGCTACGGGCGCAAATGGAAGCTCATCATCGACACGAACAACCCCAAGGGGCCGGAACTCAACTATGAGGCCGGGTTCGCGATCACCGCGCAGTCGCGCAGCTTCATGATGCTCATGGGCAGCAAAAAGCCCGAGCAGAAGCAGGACTACTAG